In a single window of the Methanotorris formicicus Mc-S-70 genome:
- a CDS encoding AAA family ATPase yields MKLQKIREELRSYFIERDEEVDIALTALIANEHCIFLGNPGVAKSQLIRAIASHINANYFEKLITRFSTEDELFGPLSIKELKENDRFVRKTENYLPNAEIAFLDEIFKANSSILNALLSIMNERIYHNGDVIQRVPLISLFGASNELPEENELLAFYDRFLFRKIVSSIKSKENLKNLIYLDEEYIPSTKITTDDIKKLQKKAEKVNIDNIIDYLIDIKTKLNHNNVFISDRRLKKSIKAIKSYALLNGKKEADEEDLEILRHVFWDEVEDYMVVSKIVFEVSNSYSQYALEKKEVLNHLKKELKYIDTKRIKNCGKDYNKLIEILCKVGCIKLELKKMKNEAKSNNKKTGVIDRILKETEEFDKIIEGLLNEL; encoded by the coding sequence ATGAAACTTCAAAAAATAAGAGAGGAACTGAGGAGTTACTTCATAGAGAGGGATGAGGAGGTAGATATTGCCTTAACTGCATTAATTGCGAATGAACACTGTATATTCTTAGGAAATCCTGGAGTTGCTAAATCCCAACTGATTAGAGCGATAGCATCCCACATAAATGCAAATTACTTTGAAAAACTTATAACGAGATTCTCTACAGAGGATGAACTCTTTGGACCTTTAAGTATTAAAGAACTCAAAGAAAATGATAGATTCGTTAGAAAAACAGAGAACTATCTACCAAATGCTGAAATTGCATTCTTAGATGAGATTTTTAAAGCAAATAGCAGTATATTAAACGCTTTACTATCAATAATGAATGAGAGAATTTACCACAACGGAGATGTTATCCAAAGAGTGCCTTTGATAAGTTTGTTTGGTGCATCCAATGAACTGCCAGAGGAGAATGAGTTGTTGGCATTTTATGATAGGTTTTTGTTTAGGAAGATTGTGAGTAGTATAAAATCCAAAGAGAATTTAAAGAATTTAATTTATTTGGATGAGGAGTATATTCCAAGCACAAAAATAACAACAGATGATATAAAAAAGTTACAAAAAAAGGCAGAAAAAGTTAATATAGATAATATAATTGATTATTTGATTGATATAAAGACAAAACTAAACCACAACAATGTATTCATTTCTGATAGGAGATTGAAGAAATCTATAAAGGCAATAAAAAGTTATGCTTTATTGAATGGAAAAAAAGAGGCTGATGAAGAGGACTTGGAAATCTTAAGGCATGTATTTTGGGATGAAGTTGAGGATTACATGGTTGTATCAAAGATTGTCTTTGAAGTTTCCAATTCCTACTCTCAATATGCTTTGGAGAAAAAAGAAGTGCTAAATCATCTAAAGAAAGAATTAAAATATATCGACACCAAACGAATCAAAAATTGCGGAAAGGACTACAACAAACTTATTGAAATCCTATGCAAAGTTGGCTGTATAAAATTAGAACTAAAAAAGATGAAGAATGAGGCAAAATCAAACAACAAAAAAACAGGGGTTATTGATAGGATATTAAAGGAAACTGAAGAATTTGATAAAATTATAGAGGGGCTGTTAAATGAACTATAA
- a CDS encoding DUF190 domain-containing protein: MIKAKLLRIYLREGDKYRDEALYKYIIKILKENNISGATTFKGVCGYGVRGISRFDILRLSMNLPVVIECVDKEENILKVLPKITDIVGNNGLIYVMDVEVYKKNKN, translated from the coding sequence ATGATAAAAGCAAAATTATTAAGGATTTATTTGAGAGAAGGGGATAAGTATAGGGATGAGGCTTTATACAAATACATCATCAAAATCTTGAAAGAAAATAATATCTCTGGTGCAACGACATTTAAAGGCGTGTGTGGTTATGGCGTTAGGGGGATTTCAAGGTTTGATATTTTGAGGTTGTCTATGAATCTGCCAGTTGTGATTGAATGCGTTGATAAAGAGGAGAATATATTAAAAGTTCTACCAAAAATTACCGATATTGTTGGGAATAATGGACTCATATATGTTATGGATGTGGAGGTTTATAAAAAAAATAAGAACTAA
- the crcB gene encoding fluoride efflux transporter CrcB: MRELLLIGIGGFFGAILRYVIGGIIPVKFGLPTGTLTVNLIGSFILGFFMYSSIFYISSDVKFLITTGFCGALTTFSTFSYETFALMEDGLLIKATLNILINVLGCLFMVYIGRLVSLMIFK; this comes from the coding sequence ATGAGAGAATTGCTACTAATTGGTATTGGTGGTTTTTTTGGAGCGATATTGAGGTATGTTATTGGAGGTATTATACCAGTTAAATTTGGATTACCAACAGGAACACTAACCGTAAATTTAATAGGAAGTTTTATCCTTGGATTTTTTATGTATTCGTCCATATTTTATATATCAAGTGATGTAAAATTCCTCATTACTACTGGATTTTGTGGGGCATTAACAACGTTCTCAACATTTTCCTATGAAACGTTTGCATTGATGGAAGATGGATTGTTAATTAAGGCAACATTGAATATCCTCATAAATGTTTTAGGATGTTTGTTTATGGTATATATTGGACGATTAGTTTCATTGATGATATTTAAGTAG
- a CDS encoding cobalt-precorrin-7 (C(5))-methyltransferase, whose translation MLYVIGIGPGDKRYLTLMAIEVVKNSDVVVGSRRALDLFDIEEDKKYYLTKNLREELKEIINSTKDKNINVSILSTGDPCFSGLLKTILSLGVKKEDIEVISGISSIQIAAARLKISWEDYEIITLHGREENRRKLLNLIKNNQKVIFLPSNVKEDMEYLINNGVNPGKEMIVCENLTYENERIVRDSLKNLLKMDFSYLCICILEGDK comes from the coding sequence ATGCTATATGTTATCGGCATTGGCCCAGGGGATAAAAGATATTTGACATTAATGGCTATTGAAGTGGTAAAAAATTCGGATGTTGTTGTTGGAAGTAGAAGGGCTTTGGATTTATTTGATATTGAAGAGGATAAAAAATACTACTTAACAAAAAATTTGAGGGAAGAATTAAAAGAGATAATAAACTCTACAAAAGACAAAAATATCAATGTTTCTATTTTATCTACTGGTGATCCATGTTTTAGTGGGTTGTTAAAGACGATATTAAGTTTAGGGGTTAAGAAGGAAGATATTGAAGTTATCTCTGGAATCTCATCCATTCAAATTGCAGCAGCAAGATTAAAAATATCTTGGGAGGACTATGAAATAATAACACTCCATGGAAGGGAAGAAAATAGAAGAAAATTGCTAAATCTAATAAAAAATAATCAGAAGGTTATTTTTTTACCAAGCAACGTAAAGGAAGATATGGAGTATCTAATAAATAATGGTGTAAATCCAGGGAAAGAAATGATTGTTTGTGAAAATTTAACCTATGAAAATGAAAGAATAGTTAGGGATTCTTTAAAAAATTTGCTAAAAATGGATTTTTCATATTTATGCATTTGTATTTTGGAGGGAGATAAATGA
- a CDS encoding cation:proton antiporter: protein MYLLITYLSILFVGGSIIAKIAEKLNIPDIPLLLIFGLILGPIAGVVQESYVQSVFGFIGNLGLIILLFIGSFEMEWAILRRVLDVVLKLDIFALLITLFISGIIFNLIFKLPLLSIIGFLFGSITCATDPATLIPIMSKLDINSEISVILEAESVFNDPLGIVTTVLCLSAMGLLATSENPLVDFFTLAIGGVVLGLIGGKFYEIIVSKIRFRDYIAPFTLGLTLVFWCIAEVIFPKLTGYEISGFMTVAIMGLYIGNTLAEKSEKREEMEKVATFYNELSVFVRILIFVLLGAGISLNLLTNYGVLAILCALGSIFTARPIGVLIATAIPPVRSITERIYMALEGPRGVVPATLAAMVYSEIMNNPSIVPASISHIIPPSELAGGILVATFMTIILSVVLEASWAEVLAKKLLKD, encoded by the coding sequence ATGTACTTACTTATCACCTATTTGTCAATCCTCTTTGTTGGGGGTTCTATCATAGCAAAAATTGCTGAAAAACTCAATATACCCGATATTCCCTTATTACTAATATTCGGGTTAATTCTCGGACCTATTGCTGGGGTAGTTCAGGAATCTTATGTTCAGAGTGTCTTTGGATTTATAGGAAACCTTGGTTTAATAATTCTTCTTTTTATAGGTTCATTTGAAATGGAGTGGGCAATTTTAAGAAGGGTTTTAGATGTGGTTCTGAAACTTGATATATTCGCATTGTTAATAACTTTGTTTATATCGGGTATAATATTTAACCTAATATTTAAATTACCTTTATTATCTATAATTGGGTTTTTGTTTGGATCAATAACCTGTGCTACAGACCCTGCAACATTAATTCCTATAATGTCAAAATTGGATATAAACTCAGAGATTTCTGTTATACTTGAGGCAGAGAGTGTATTTAATGACCCTCTTGGGATTGTGACAACAGTTTTATGCCTTTCTGCAATGGGGTTGTTGGCTACAAGTGAAAATCCATTGGTGGATTTCTTTACATTGGCTATAGGCGGGGTTGTTTTAGGTCTTATTGGTGGAAAATTTTATGAAATAATTGTATCAAAAATAAGATTTAGGGACTATATTGCACCATTTACATTGGGTCTTACGTTGGTCTTTTGGTGTATTGCAGAAGTAATATTTCCAAAACTAACTGGATATGAAATTAGTGGATTTATGACCGTTGCTATAATGGGACTATATATTGGAAATACGCTTGCAGAAAAATCTGAAAAGCGTGAAGAAATGGAAAAAGTGGCCACATTTTATAATGAACTATCTGTGTTTGTAAGAATATTAATATTCGTTCTATTGGGTGCAGGAATTTCATTGAATTTACTTACAAATTATGGCGTTCTTGCAATCTTATGTGCCTTAGGTTCAATATTTACAGCAAGACCTATTGGTGTATTAATAGCAACGGCAATTCCACCAGTAAGGTCAATAACTGAAAGAATATATATGGCTCTTGAAGGGCCAAGAGGTGTGGTTCCAGCCACGTTAGCGGCAATGGTTTATTCAGAAATAATGAACAACCCGTCTATAGTACCAGCCAGTATATCCCACATTATACCACCAAGTGAATTGGCAGGAGGAATATTGGTTGCTACCTTCATGACCATAATATTAAGCGTTGTTCTTGAGGCTTCATGGGCAGAAGTTCTTGCTAAAAAACTTCTTAAAGATTAA